Sequence from the Corallococcus sp. EGB genome:
GCACGTGCAGGAGGTGCTGGCGTGCGCGTGCGGCCGGGGCGTCGTCACCGCCCCGCCTCCGGCCCGGGTGGTGGACAGGGGCGAGTACGGCCCGGGCTTCCTCTCCCACGTGGTGACGTCGAAGTGCGCGGACGCCATGCCGCTGCACCGACTCGCCCAGCGGGTGGAGAGAAGCGGCGTGCCCATGAGTCGCAGCACCCTGACGGACCTCTTCCACCAGGCCGCCTCGGTGCTGCTGCCTCTTTCGCAGCACCTCCTGCAGTGCATTGCGTCCGCGGACGTGGTGTGGGCCGACGAGACGCCCATGCGCGTGCTGGACGTGAAGAAGACACGCCAGGGCTACCTCTGGACTTTCCTCACCCAGACGCCCGAAGGGCAGTGGCTCCTGGGCTACCGCTTCAGCCTCGGCCGGGCCAGCACGACGCCCAAGGACGTGCTGGGCGGCACCCGGGGCGCCCTCGTCGTGGATGCCTATACCGGCTACAACGCGGTGACGCTGCCCGAAGGGCGCGTCCGCGTCGGGTGTTGGGCGCATGTGCGGCGCCGCTTCTTCGAGGCGCTCCCCACCGCGCCCGAGGCCCGCGAGGCCTTGGACTTCATTCTGGCCCTCTACCGGGTGGAGGCGCTGGCCCGCGACGCGGGCGTCGTGCGCACGGACGCGCACCAAGCGCTGCGCCAGCAGCAGAGCCTCCCCGTCCTCTCGGCGCTGCGTGCGTGGATGGAAGCGCAGACTTCGCGCCATCTGCCCAAGGGGCCCATGGGCCAGGCCCTCTCCTACGCGCTGAAGCAGTGGGACGCCCTGACGCGCTTCTCTTCCGACGCGCGTCTGCCCTTGGACAACAACCGCTCCGAGGCGGCGCTGCGCAAGGCCGCCCTGGGCCGGAAGAATTTCCTCTTCGTCGGCCACGAGGCCGCAGGGCAGAACCTCGCCGGCCTCTACGCTCTCGTCGCCACCTGCGAGGCCAACCAGGTCAATCCCGAGGCGTACCTCGCGGATGTCCTGCTGCGGGTGCAGACGCACCCGAATGCGCGCATCGGTGAGTTGCTACCTCACGAGTGGAAGCGGCGACGCGCCGCTGACCCGCCCGAGTCACCCCTCCAGCCCAGTCCCTGACCAACTCGCTCCTCGCGGCGCCCGCTGAGCACGGTCGTGGTCCGTCTTCAATCCTTCCGGCACGTCACTGGCCGGACGGTTACGAAGAGCTCGCGCCATACACCGGCCGTAGCCGGTCGCATTGTCGGACGTGCGTGACGGTGTCTCCCACCTGGAACGTGCGTGCCATGAATCAGGAGTCTAGCGGCCCTGGCACATGGATCCGCCATGACTTCTCGCGGTCTCCTTGGCTATTCCTCGGGTGCCAGGAATGTGTCCAGCGAAGGCACGTCCTCGAATTCCTTTTGCGGGTCGAGGAGGGGGGCTGTCGGTCTCCAGGTGTCGTAATCCGAGGGCTCACCCATCACGACCGCGGACTGCTCCTCCTGATGCGGAAGGGCCCGTTGAGGAGTGCGGCATGCCGAGATGCACACCAGGACGAGAACCGCCCCGGGCGTATGTCGTGACGAGGGGCGGAGCAGGGCGCGGTCAATCATGAGTGAGTTCGATGCGTGTGTTGCGTCTCGGAGATTCCAACCCAAGACAAGGGGGGGAGATCTTTCATGCGAAGACCGCCCCCCACGGATTCACGACGTGCTGTACCAGCAGCTACGTGCCGCTACTGTCGTCACAGCGACAAAATAGATCATTGCATACCAGGACCCCGTTCTGCCCACATGGGAGCCCGCATACTCCGTACGTCGGCGAACATTGGCTGCCGAGCTGGCAAGTACCGCAGGAGTACATTGTTCCACATCCGTCTGAAACGGAACCACACTGACGGTTTGCGCAGGCTGTCGCTTGTGGAATGGGTTGGCAGGTGCCACAGACATTGGCGGTCCCGGCTCCGCCGCAGCTGTCCGTGCCGGAGCAGGTGCCACAGGATGTCACCGTCCGGGACTGACCGCAGTTGTCCTGGCCTGTTACCGAGCCGCAGTTTTTTCCCTGCCGCGAGCAGAACTGGGCGTTGGTTTCGGGCGCGCAACCGCACTGATTGGCGACACCGGAGCCACCGCAGGTCTGTGGGGCTGTACAGGTGCCGCATGATGCGATGTTGCTCGTGTTTCCACAGATATCCGTGGCCTGGAGGGGGCCGCACTGCGCCGAAACCCTGTGGCAGATCTCTTCCTCTGACTCGGCAATGCACTCTCTATAGCCACACGTCGCCAAGGGATCGCGTTCGGCCTCCGGAAGGCTGTTCGTAACGAGCTGGCATTGACTTTCAAGGAGGGTGCTTGGCTCGTCGGACGGCTGTCTCAGTTGGCTCTGCCGCGTGATGGCCTGCTTGTAGAGGTCGATGGCAAGCTTCTTGTTGCCGGTTCGAGTGGCGAGTTCAGCGCGAGCCGCCAGGCACGCCACAAGGGCTGGCGCCTGCGCAAGGACTGCCTCCGCTTGCGCGGTGTTGTTCTTCTGCTCGTGGTACGCGGCAAGTATCAATGCCTGCGAGCACTGTTGGGCGGGAACGGGCGCCTGCGGTGGGTCCAGGATCTCCAGCTTGGTTTGAGCGATGGCCCAGCCCTTCCAGCTCCCAGGAGTGGATCCTGTGCGGGAATCCAGAAGGAGCTTCAGTTTGTAGGTCCCAGTGGCCAGCAGCGAGGTGGCTTCTGGGGGAAGAATCACGAGCAACTTTTTCGGACTGCCAGGAGCAATCTGGGTGCTTGCTCCTACCGGCGTCAAGACTTGAAAGGGCCAGGACTGGAGCACTCCTTGTTGGTTCTTGACGGACAACTTGACGAGCCGTGTCCATTTTCCGGAGGGAACGGAAATCTGGACGGGCTGAACCGTGGCGATGCCTGCCGCCACGACCTCGCCTGCGGGCAAACCAAAATAGAGCTGGAGGATGAGGGGCGAACCTCTAAAGGTGACGTTCGGGGGGGTGCCGAAAACGCCAATTCCCAGCTCAGGTTCGATGACTGTCTGGGCTTGGGCAGTGAATCCCTGAAGTGCGAAACAAAAGAGGAGCACCTGCAGCAGTGACGTCGATTTTCGAGTGTTCATGGTGCCTTACCTTTGGGGAGCGGCAATGCGGTCATTGACGAGAATCTGATGCATGCAGTCGCCTCGGCTGGCACTTCCATGCCGCGAGCGCGCCCCCGCATTGAAGGTTACGCCTGTTTTTCTCGAGCAGAGCTGCTTGCCGGGTTGTTCTCGGTTCCGGATCCAGAGTCGCTTGACGCTGGTTGCTGTGTCAGTCCCCTCGCGAACAAGTGTCGCCCCGGTGTAACGCATGTAGCAATCCTCGAAGCCACTGTATTGGTTTCCCGAGGTCGGGGAGAAAGTGACCTTGTCGAACCTTCCAGCCTGGCGATAATCCGGTGATGGAACTAGTTCCACGAACGTATCCGCATCATAGAGTTCGGTGATTCGGATCGGCTCCACTTTCCCCTTTGCATCCTTCGCCTGGATGAATGCGTCATAAGCCCTTACGATAAATTCTTCGGAGACCGCTGCGTCGCCATGATGGTAGATGTTGACGGTGTGTCCAAGCTCGTGTGCGACAACCGACGCGATCTCCAGTGTGTCGCTGTCGAGGGTCTTTCTTGATAGCTCAACGACCGAATGGTCCTTGGGCGTGCCGTTGGCTGAAGAGTTCTTCCGGAATGTCATGGACTGCCCAGTCGGGGTGTCGACATCCTCATCGGAAGGGGGTCTCAAGACGACAAGGTGCTGATCGACAAGATGTCTGCCATCGGGCGCCCTGTTGAAGTTGATCACGCGGTGGTCGAGCTTGAAGTCACCCCGCCCCTCTGTCGGAGGGAACTCGCCGTCATCCAGTTGGTGGACACGCAGATTTGTGGTGGAGGCGAACAGTGTGATGCCTGGGTCTGCTATGTCCTTGAGCGCCATGTCCACAGAGAGGAAGTAATCCTTGGCTTTCGGATTCCCGCTGGTGTGTTTGCCCTTTTCCTGGAAGCCACGGTATTCCTCATACAGTGTCAGGCCATCTCCTCTGTTTCCGTCGCCGAGTGGAATGTCCTCGTTGTCATCGGTGTCTTCCAGGTTCTCGACCTGATATTGCTGCTTCCAGCTGTCGGCGATGAAGGAGTCGCTCTTGCGCTTGGGGATACGCAATGCGCTTTCATTGGGTGCGGAGGTGACCACCCCATGGATGATACGTCCGTCAGGCAGCGTCGCATCCACCGTCATCTCGCCGTAGGCGCCCCAGTCGAATGAATCAACATACACAGTGGCGGAGTCATACAAGCTGTCCGGTGTCCGTCCTTCCTGGAGGGTCTCGCCGCCTGATGTCGCGTCCGTGATGTCGAGCGCTGTTTCCTGGGTGGGGCGCAACTCAAGGTCGCGTTCGTTATACTGCCCCCCGACCAGTGGCCAGTTGCTCGACACCCCGGGGACTGTTGAGGACTTGAGCCGGAAGACAATGTTCTTGGCCTGGAGAGCTTCGGGTCCCAGGAGTCTGGCTGTCACCTCGAGTGAGTTGATGATATCTGAGCTTGCATCCTGCGACAGGGACTGGGGCGGGCCAGAACTGAAGGCGACGGCAACACCATCGAGAGGTGGGGCGTCGAGCATCTCGTCGGCTTCATCCACCGAGGGAGCGGAAGGCCGCCATTCGGCGTAGTTGTCGGGAGGCTCGATGAGGAGCTTGACCTCGTTGAGGTCCATTGGCGAAAGCTGGAACGAGAAGTTGTAGGGGATCTTCTGGCTCTCTGAGCCACAAGGGGCAGCCTGGTCCTCCGTGACGTTCACGCTGAGTTCCAGTCCGCTCGCCGGAATGGGCCATGGCGTGGTTCCGAGTCCTGGGTACCTCAGCGCCGGTTTATAAACGGTCGAGGTGTGTGTTTCGACCGAGGACTCGGAGAGCGTGGTGATGAAGGCACTGCTGGTGTTGATGTCATGCCCATAGAGGAACCGGAAGTTTGGGCCCTCGTAGGCAGTTGCTTCTGGCGTCATGAACAATAATGCGAGTGTGTTGATTTTTTGGGAAGGGAGCGTCCAGGTCGTCCGATGCCAGAGCTGAGTGGTGATGTTTGTTTCCTGGATGCATTTGATCGTAACTGTTCCCTGGAACCGGCCCGTCCATGCGTAGAGAGAGCCGGCGTCCTGTGTCAGATACGCGATCCCCGCCCCCTGGTGGGTACATTCAATGGTGTAGGTTGACCCCCCTTCGGTGAAGGTCCGTTTGGCTGCGGCCGATGAGAACCTCACCGTGCCACCGTAGACCTTGACGTTCTCGAAGCGCGTGTTGCCCAGGGCAGAGGTCTTGCTTCGGAGCTGAAGCGCGTCGTCATTCGAAGTCGATGGGCGGCAGGCTGTGATTGCCAGTAATGCGAAGACTGCAGATATCTGCCGCAGAGTGGGCGATGAAGTGCGGGCCATGTCTGGTGAGTGCTTTCGGATCTGGTGATGAGGGAACTGAACGCGACGGGCGTCCCCGGCCTATGTTTAACATAGTACGCCGGGGTGGGATGCCAGTTCCGTGCCAGGTTTCCGTGACGTAGGGCCGGGCTTGCTGGAAAGAGGAAAGGGGCGGCCCTCCCATGTGGAGGCCCCCCTCGTTACTTCAGGACGTCAGGACGACTACGCCGATTTGCGACGGCGCAGCATGCCCATGGCCGCGAAGAGCGCCATTAGCGGAGCCATGCCGCCCACAGAGCCAACGGCGGACGAGCAGCCGCCGCCCTCTTCCTCGACCTTCGGGACGGTGACCTTCACCTCGGCGGTGCTGGTGGCACCGGCCGCGTCCTTCACCGTCACGGTGAAGGTGTGGGTCTCCGCCGTGGTCTTCTTCGCTGGCGTGAAGCTGGCTTCGGCGGAGTTGGCGCCCGACAGCGTCGTCGCCGCGCCACCCGTCTGCACCCAGGCGTTTGTCAGCGCCTCGTTGTCCGGATCCGTGGACGTCGAGGCGTCCAGCTTCACCTGCTCACCGCCGCGAGCACCGGAGATGAGCCGGGCCTTGGCGACCGGCGCCTGGTTCACGTTCGTCACCATGACCGAGTAGACGAACTGACCGGCCGTCGCGCCGTCCGCGTCCGTCACCACCAGTCTGAAAGCCAGGGCCGTGTTGCCCTGCACCTGCGGCGCGGTGAAGCCCAGCTCCCTCAAGCAGGTGCGGAGGTGGCGAGCGCGGGGCTTGAGGCAGCGGCCAGGAAAGAGCGGATGGCGGAGGCCCGGCGCCCGCGTGCTCGACAGCGCGGGAGTTCACCAGGAGGAACCATGTCGGCTGCATCACGGGTGATGGCGGGGCAGGGCGACATCCGAACGTGGCAGGAGGATTTTTACCGAGAGCTACATCAGCATCCGGAGCTCTCCCACCACGAGAACGCGACAGCGCGGAAGGTGGCCGAGCGGCTCAAGCAGGCGGGCTCTCAGGTGCACTCTGGAGTCGGCGGCACCGGCGTCGTCGGGGTGTTGCGCAATGGGGACGGCCCCACGGTGCTGCTCCGGGCGGACATGGATGCGCTGCCCGTCCGTGAGACGACCGGGCTGCCCTATGCCAGCACCGTCACCACGACCAATGCCGACGGCGACGCGGTTCCGGTGTCGCATGCCTGTGGCCACGACATGCACGTCGCGTGTCTGCTCGGAGCGGCCCACCTGTTGGCGGCGGGGCACCGAACACTGGAACGGCCGGGTCGTCACGCTGTTCCGGCCGGCCGAGGAGACCGGAGACGGAGTGTCGTAGCTCGGCGTAACAGGTCCTCCGGAGTTCGGCGAACCCGGTCGGGGTGAGTTCGGCCAAACCGGTCCGCACCGGTTCGGCCAACCCGGTCCCCCGGGCGTCCCGCCGACAGGCCACGCTGGCTTCCCTTGGAAAGGGAAGTGGCGTGAGTAACCGGAGAGTGGAGATGGACTGGCTGCAGGAATTGGTGCGGTTGCACCGCCTGGGCACGCCCGCGCGGCAAGTGGCCCGGGTGCTGCGCATGGGCGTGAACGTGGAGCGCAGCTATCGGCGCGTGCTGGAAGCGGCGGGGCTGCTGCGGGGCGACGTGCAGGTGCTGCCCGAGCTCGAGGTGCTCAAGGCCGCAGTGCTGGCGGGGCGGCCCGCGGCCCCGCCAGCGCCCCAGCAAACGTCCAGCCTGGAGGCACACCGCGCCCAGGTGGAAGCGTGGGTGGCGAAGGGACTGCAGCCACAGGCCATCTTCACCCGGTTGCAGATGGAGGCGGGGGTGCCGGCAGGCAGCCTCTCGGCCGTCAAGCGCCTGGTGGGCAGCGTGCGTCGGGCGCAGGGCGTGAGTGAAGAGGACGTCGCCATCCCCGTGGAGACGGCCCCAGGCGAAGTCGCGCAGGTGGACTTCGGTGAAGTGGGCCGATTGTACGACGCAGACGCAGGGACTCTGCGTCGCGCCTGGGTGTTCGTCAGGGTGCTCGGCTATAGCCGCCACCTCTTCGCCACGGTGGTTTTCGACCAGCGTGTGGAGACGTGGCTGCGCTGCCACGAGGCCGCCTTCACGTACTTTGGCGGGGTGCCCCGGTGCGTGGTGCCCGACAACCTCAAGGCGGCGGTGGTGCGCGCTGCTTTCGGGGTGGACGGGGAGCGGGCCCTGCAGCGCAGCTACCGCGCGCTGGCGCGCCACTACGGCTTCATCGTCGACCCGGCCCCTCCTCGCGCCCCTGAGAAGAAAGGCAAGGTGGAGGCGGGCGTGCGCTACGTGAAAGGCAACTTCTTCGCCGGGAGGGCCGGAGAGGACGCGCGCGAGTGCGAGGCCGCACTGCAGCGCTGGCTGCGGGACGTGGCGTCGGTGCGCGTGCACGGCACGACGGGGCGTCAGCCGCGCCTCCTCTTCCAGCAGGCCGAAGCCGAGGCGCTGCGTGCGCTGCCGGCGGCCGCGTGGGCGCCCGAGGTGTGGCACGAGGCCCGCGTGCACCGCGACGCCCACGTCATGTACGGCCGACGGCTGTACTCAGTGCCGTGGCGTCTCATCGGCCAGCGCGTCTGGCTGTGCGTCACGGCCTACGACGTGCGCGTGTACGCCCAGGACGAGCGCGTGGCCACCCACCCGCTGCGCGGCGAGGGCCACCGCAGCACCGTGGAGTCCCACCTGCCCGAGGCGCGCGCGGCCCTGCGCCACCGCAGCCGCGGCCACTGGGAGACACGGGCGGCCCGGCTGGGCCCGCACACCGAGGCGTACGTGCGCGCCGTCTTCGACGCCGATGACGTCCTCAGCCAGCTGCGCTGCGTGCAGGCCATGGTGGTGCACCTGGAGGGCTTCCCGCGCGAGCGGGCCGAGGCCGCGTGCCGCCGGGCGCTGCACTTCGGCAACCTGCGCTACCAGGGCCTCAAGGACATCCTGCGCCGCGGCCTGGACTTGCAGCCGTTGCCCCAGGACGGGCACCTGGCCCTCGCCACGCCCGCCGCCACGGCTGCGTCGCCGGCGCCCCGCTACGCGCGCGACGTGCGCACGCTGCTGCTGCGTTAGCGCCCCCTCCTCGCTGTCCCCGCAGTCCCACCCCGCTCAAGGAGTGTCCCGCCGCATGAGTACCTATGACGAGCTCGTCCCCGTGCTGAAGAAGCTGCGCCTGTCCGGGCTGCTGCAGTCCCTCGAGGTGCGCTGCCGCGAGGCGGCCGACGCCAACCTGTCGCTGACGGAATTCCTCTACCGACTCCTGGCCGACGAGGTGGAGCGCCGCGACGGCAAGCAATTGGACGTGCGCATGCGCCGTGCCGCCTTCGAGCGGCCCAGCACCCTGGAGGACTTCGACTTCTCCTTCAACACCTCCGTCCCTCGCACCAAGGTGCTGGAGCTGGGCACCTGCGCCTTTGTCGAGCGGCAAGAGAATGTGCTGGTGGTGGGCCCGGCGGGCGTCGGCAAGAGTCACCTCGCCCAGGCGCTGGGGCAGCGAGCTTGCCGCGCCGGCCACGCCGTCCTCTACGTGAGCGCCCACGACATGCTCACGCAGTTGCGAGCCTCACGCGCCGACAACGGCTACGAGCGTCGCCTCCTGCGCTTCACCACGCCAGCCCTGCTCATCGTCGACGACCTCGGACTGCGGCCCCTTACGGGTGAGGAGGGCATCGACTTGTACGAGATTGTCCGCCGTCGCTACGAGCGCGCGGCCACTTGCATCACCTCCAATCGCGCCTTGGAGGAGTGGCCGCCGCTGTTTGGTGACGCACTGCTGGCCAGCGCCGCCATGGACCGGTTGCTGCACCACTCCCATGTCCTCACCATCGAGGGTGACAGCTACCGTAACCCTCCGCCCGCCAAGCGCACCCGCGCTCCGCGCGCGGCCCAGGTCGAGACTGCCGCACGCTGACACCTGGCGCAGCCCCTGCCGGACCGGTTTGGCCGAACCCGCGCGGCCCACTCCGTCGCAATTCCTGGGCGCTTCACGTCCGGACCTGGTTGGCCGAACCGAACGTAACCGTCCGGCCAACGACGTGCCGTGAGGGATTGCCGGGGTAGCGGGGCGCGGCGGACGCTGCTGGGCATGGCGAAGCAGGTGGAGAAGCCGGAGTGGGCGCGCATCGCGGAGGCCTTTGAGGCGAGCGGGCAGACGCAGCGGGAGTTCGCGTTGGCGCACGGCATGCGGCTGAGCACGTTGCAGTCGTGGGTGTACCGGCATCGGCGGTCCGCTCCATCGCGAGCGGAAGCCGTGCGGCTGTTGCCGGTGCGAGTGGCGAGCGCCCCCGCGGCGCCGGAGTCCCTGCTGGAGGTGGTGGCCACGAGCGGAGCGCGGGTGCGATTCGCGGTAGGCACCGACGTCGGTTACGTGGCCCGGCTCGTCGCCGCGTTGGGGCGCTGAAGCGATGTTCGCCCTGCCTGCGTCGGTGCGCGTGGTGCTGGCGATGGAGCCGGTGGACATGCGCAAGTCGATTGACGGCCTCATGGCGCTGGTGCGCACGGCGTGGGGCGAGGACGTCTACTCGGGGCACCTCTTCGCCTTCGTCTCCAGGCGAGGCGACCGCATCAAGGTGCTGACGTGGAGCCGGGGCGGCTTCGTGCTTCTCTACAAGCGGCTGGAGACGGGCCGCTTCCGGCTGCCGCCGGTGGACGCGGGCGCGCAGGCAGTGACGCTGGACGCCACGCAGTTGGCGATGCTGCTGGACGGCATCGACGTGGCCCAGGTGAGGCGCCAGCCCGCCTGGGCACCTCCCGGGCGTACGGGCAGCTGACGTGCCCGGCTCGGGACGCGGCGTGGCGCAGGCGTGTTGAGGTTGGGTGCCGCGCGAACTCCCTCAGGACCACTTCTGCCCCTGGCGTGAGGAAGCCGAGGAGCTCAAGGCCGAGGTGAGCCGCATTGGCGGGGAGGTGGACGCCCTCAAGGGGCAGCTTGCGGCCCTGCAGCGCCACGTCTTCGGCAAGAGGGCGGAGAAGCTGCCGACGGTGGCGGCTGAGTTGCGAGGGGACGCGGATTCGACGGCGGCCCAGGCCGAGGCCGCGAAAGAGAAGCGGCAAGAGAGAGCCGCCCGCAAGGCCGAGGGGGCCCCGGCGCGGGAGATTCGCCACGCGGTGCCGGCCGAGGAGCGCCACTGCCCGGCGTGCGGCAGCGAGGACTTGAGGCCCCTGGGCAAGGGCAAAACCTCGGTGGTGTACGAGTACGTGCCCGCCCGCTTCGAGAAGCAGGTGCACGTGCAGGAGGTGCTGGCGTGCGCGTGCGGCCGGGGCGTCGTCACCGCCCCGCCTCCGGCCCGGGTGGTGGACAGGGGCGAGTACGGCCCGGGCTTCCTCTCCCACGTGGTGACGTCGAAGTGCGCGGACGCCATGCCGCTGCACCGACTCGCCCAGCGGGTGGAGAGAAGCGGCGTGCCCATGAGTCGCAGCACCCTGACGGACCTCTTCCACCAGGCCGCCTCGGTGCTGCTGCCTCTTTCGCAGCACCTCCTGCAGTGCATTGCGTCCGCGGACGTGGTGTGGGCCGACGAGACGCCCATGCGCGTGCTGGACGTGAAGAAGACACGCCAGGGCTACCTCTGGACTTTCCTCACCCAGACGCCCGAAGGGCAGTGGCTCCTGGGCTACCGCTTCAGCCTCGGCCGGGCCAGCACGACGCCCAAGGACGTGCTGGGCGGCACCCGGGGCGCCCTCGTCGTGGATGCCTATACCGGCTACAACGCGGTGACGCTGCCCGAAGGGCGCGTCCGCGTCGGGTGTTGGGCGCATGTGCGGCGCCGCTTCTTCGAGGCGCTCCCCACCGCGCCCGAGGCCCGCGAGGCCTTGGACTTCATTCTGGCCCTCTACCGGGTGGAGGCGCTGGCCCGCGACGCGGGCGTCGTGCGCACGGACGCGCACCAAGCGCTGCGCCAGCAGCAGAGCCTCCCCGTCCTCTCGGCGCTGCGTGCGTGGATGGAAGCGCAGACTTCGCGCCATCTGCCCAAGGGGCCCATGGGCCAGGCCCTCTCCTACGCGCTGAAGCAGTGGGACGCCCTGACGCGCTTCTCTTCCGACGCGCGTCTGCCCTTGGACAACAACCGCTCCGAGGCGGCGCTGCGCAAGGCCGCCCTGGGCCGGAAGAATTTCCTCTTCGTCGGCCACGAGGCCGCAGGGCAGAACCTCGCCGGCCTCTACGCTCTCGTCGCCACCTGCGAGGCCAACCAGGTCAATCCCGAGGCGTACCTCGCGGATGTCCTGCTGCGGGTGCAGACGCACCCGAATGCGCGCATCGGTGAGTTGCTACCTCACGAGTGGAAGCGGCGACGCGCCGCTGACCCGCCCGAGTCACCCCTCCAGCCCAGTCCCTGACCAACTCGCTCCTCGCGGCGCCCGCTGAGCACGGTCGTGGTCCGTCTTCAATCCTTCCGGCACGTCACTGGCCGGACGGTTACAACCGAACAGCGACCTGCTTGGCCGAGCCTTGACACTGCCCACCGCGCCCGAGGCCCGCGAGGCCCTGGACTTCATTCTGGCCCTCTACCGGGTGGAGGCGCTGGCCCGCGACGCGGGCGTCGTGCGCACGGACGCGCACCAAGCGCTGCGCCAGCAGCAAAGTCTCCCCGTCCTCACTGCGCTGCGTGCGTGGATGGAATCCCAGGCCCCACGCCACCTGCCCAGGGGCCCCATGGGCCAGGCCCTCTCCTACGCGCTCAAGCAGTGGGACGCCCTGACGCGCTTCTCTTCCGACGCGCGTCTGCCCTTGGACAACAACCGAAGCGAGGCCGCGCTGCGCAAGGCCGCCCTGGGCCGGAAGAATTTCCTCTTCGTCGGCCATGAGGCCGCGGGCGCGAACCTCGCGGGCCTCTACGCCCTCGTCGCCACCTGCGAGGCCAACCAGGTCAATCCCGAGGCGTACCTCGCGGATGTCCTGCTGCGGGTGCAGACGCACCCGAATGCGCGCATCGGTGAGCTGCTACCCCACGAGTGGAGGCGGCGACGCGCCGCCGACCCGCCCGCTTCGCCCCTCCAGCCCAGTCCCTGAACAACTCACGCTCCTCGCGGCGCCCGCTGAGCACGGTCGTGGTCCGTCTTCAATCCTTCCGGCACGTCACTGGCCGGACGGTTACGAAGAGCTCGCGCCATACACCGGCCGTAGCCGGTCGCATTGTCGGACGTGCGTGACGGTGTCTCCCACCTGGAACGTGCGTGCCATGAATCAGGAGTCTAGCGGCCCTGGCACATGGATCCGCCATGACTTCTCGCGGTCTCCTTGGCTATTCCTCGGGTGCCAGGAATGTGTCCAGCGAAGGCACGTCCTCGAATTCCTTTTGCGGGTCGAGGAGGGGGGCTGTCGG
This genomic interval carries:
- a CDS encoding IS66 family transposase, whose product is MPRELPQDHFCPWREEAEELKAEVSRIGGEVDALKGQLAALQRHVFGKRAEKLPTVAAELRGDADSTAAQAEAAKEKRQERAARKAEGAPAREIRHAVPAEERHCPACGSEDLRPLGKGKTSVVYEYVPARFEKQVHVQEVLACACGRGVVTAPPPARVVDRGEYGPGFLSHVVTSKCADAMPLHRLAQRVERSGVPMSRSTLTDLFHQAASVLLPLSQHLLQCIASADVVWADETPMRVLDVKKTRQGYLWTFLTQTPEGQWLLGYRFSLGRASTTPKDVLGGTRGALVVDAYTGYNAVTLPEGRVRVGCWAHVRRRFFEALPTAPEAREALDFILALYRVEALARDAGVVRTDAHQALRQQQSLPVLSALRAWMEAQTSRHLPKGPMGQALSYALKQWDALTRFSSDARLPLDNNRSEAALRKAALGRKNFLFVGHEAAGQNLAGLYALVATCEANQVNPEAYLADVLLRVQTHPNARIGELLPHEWKRRRAADPPESPLQPSP